A section of the Rubritalea squalenifaciens DSM 18772 genome encodes:
- a CDS encoding RNA polymerase sigma factor translates to MSDTATQFLPVNMTKIDTSSSDDCHEDKVDVALMERVKLGDHAAFETIVERHQSAIIGTVAKMLGNASEAEDIAQQVFIRLWKSAKRYKHQAKFTTFLFTITRNLVFNETRKKSRRKTYSLEEREESTHSEAPAESSIAPDSELLHAELREAVDKAIESLPEKQRLALILRRYENLSYEEIADITELSVSAVKSQLFRARTTLREQLSHYMGEE, encoded by the coding sequence ATGTCAGACACCGCTACACAGTTTCTACCCGTCAATATGACCAAGATCGATACCTCTTCCTCAGACGACTGCCACGAGGACAAGGTTGATGTTGCATTGATGGAGCGCGTGAAGCTTGGCGACCATGCGGCATTTGAAACGATCGTGGAACGGCATCAATCTGCCATCATTGGTACTGTTGCCAAGATGCTCGGCAATGCTTCCGAGGCGGAAGATATAGCTCAGCAAGTTTTCATTAGGCTCTGGAAATCAGCCAAGCGCTACAAGCACCAAGCAAAGTTCACCACCTTCCTCTTCACCATTACCAGAAACTTGGTATTCAATGAAACGAGGAAGAAATCCCGAAGGAAGACCTACTCTCTTGAAGAACGAGAGGAAAGCACACACAGCGAGGCCCCCGCGGAATCCTCCATCGCTCCTGACAGCGAATTACTTCACGCAGAACTTCGCGAAGCCGTTGATAAAGCAATTGAATCCCTCCCTGAAAAGCAGCGTCTGGCCTTGATTCTGAGGCGTTACGAGAACCTTTCCTACGAAGAGATCGCTGATATCACGGAACTCTCTGTCTCTGCGGTAAAAAGCCAACTCTTCAGAGCACGCACCACTCTTCGCGAACAGCTTTCGCATTACATGGGAGAGGAATAA
- the dnaG gene encoding DNA primase has protein sequence MARIPEETIEQVLAATDIVDVISGYIPLKRAGGSFKALCPFHNEKTPSFNITPSRQSFHCFGCGESGSAIGFVMKYENLPFVDAVKKLADKAGVPIIEEVYDPQAEQRRRSKSRLIELHNAAAQYFHSLVRKSPQAQHARDYLKKRGFSKESAERWLIGWMPENPKEFLNWARENNFRGRDLVDAGLAALKAEGNPKAGIYVRFRNRLMFPIHNDYGDIIAFSGRQLVNDPNSGKYINSPQTQIFDKSRVFFGLDKARRHMTKEKFALICEGQIDAISCHEQGIQNAIAPLGTAFTEHHARLLKRYTDTAILCFDADSAGHKAAQRAFSILVPAGIHVRCASMPEGEDPDSYIQKHGADAFKTLLDEAQDFFDYKLTHASKAVDLADIREKSNLAKDLANLARLVTDKVTLDSVISKVAARLGVGDQDFRSMVFQADKQQYRVRNYDNIDESTPEKAQATPMDNTISYLCFLALNSSEVMEWLCEQLEALHEPMSQTPGGHVLAKILARKPNPSNPASIQTYLLGIEESDRLALQSAFSENLPENPVSVAEGATSMLISNHLQHKDAIIRAALKKPGLGMEEMTDLLRQAEDVRQLLSNLNERYIR, from the coding sequence ATGGCCCGCATCCCAGAGGAGACAATCGAGCAAGTGCTCGCCGCGACTGACATCGTCGATGTCATCTCTGGCTACATCCCGCTCAAGCGTGCAGGCGGCTCATTCAAGGCACTTTGCCCTTTCCATAACGAGAAGACTCCGTCCTTCAACATCACTCCATCACGTCAAAGCTTCCACTGCTTTGGCTGCGGCGAGAGCGGTTCCGCCATCGGTTTCGTGATGAAGTATGAGAACCTACCCTTTGTAGACGCAGTCAAGAAACTCGCAGACAAGGCTGGCGTGCCCATCATCGAGGAGGTTTACGATCCACAGGCTGAACAGCGCCGGAGATCCAAGTCCAGGCTGATCGAACTACACAATGCGGCAGCTCAATATTTCCACAGTCTGGTAAGGAAGTCTCCCCAAGCCCAGCACGCCCGGGACTACCTGAAAAAACGTGGCTTCAGTAAAGAATCAGCCGAGCGCTGGCTCATCGGCTGGATGCCTGAAAATCCCAAGGAGTTCCTGAACTGGGCCAGAGAAAATAATTTCCGAGGCCGCGATCTGGTGGATGCGGGTCTGGCGGCCCTCAAAGCGGAAGGTAATCCCAAAGCCGGCATCTACGTGCGCTTTAGGAATCGCCTGATGTTCCCTATACACAACGACTACGGGGATATTATCGCCTTCAGCGGCAGACAGTTGGTGAATGACCCTAATAGCGGCAAGTACATCAACTCACCCCAGACGCAAATCTTCGATAAATCCCGCGTATTCTTTGGACTGGATAAGGCGAGACGCCACATGACCAAGGAAAAATTTGCCCTCATCTGCGAGGGACAGATCGATGCTATCTCCTGCCACGAACAAGGTATTCAGAATGCCATTGCTCCGCTAGGCACTGCGTTCACCGAGCACCATGCACGCTTGCTCAAACGCTACACAGACACAGCCATTCTCTGCTTTGACGCAGACTCCGCTGGCCACAAGGCGGCACAACGAGCCTTTTCCATACTAGTGCCTGCCGGCATCCACGTACGCTGCGCCTCCATGCCCGAAGGTGAAGATCCAGACTCTTACATCCAGAAACATGGTGCGGATGCATTCAAGACCCTTCTTGATGAAGCTCAGGACTTTTTCGACTACAAACTCACCCACGCGTCCAAAGCTGTCGACTTGGCAGATATCCGTGAGAAGTCCAATTTAGCTAAAGATCTGGCCAACCTCGCTCGCTTAGTCACAGACAAAGTGACTTTGGACAGCGTTATCAGCAAGGTCGCTGCTCGACTCGGCGTTGGTGATCAGGATTTCCGCAGTATGGTTTTTCAGGCGGACAAACAACAGTATCGTGTTCGCAACTACGACAACATTGACGAAAGCACCCCGGAGAAGGCCCAGGCCACACCGATGGACAACACCATATCCTATCTCTGTTTCCTGGCCCTCAATTCATCCGAAGTCATGGAGTGGCTGTGCGAACAACTGGAAGCCCTGCATGAGCCCATGTCGCAGACTCCGGGCGGTCACGTTCTCGCTAAAATTCTCGCCAGAAAGCCCAACCCCAGCAACCCAGCTTCGATCCAGACCTATTTGCTCGGTATTGAGGAATCCGACAGGCTCGCTCTGCAAAGCGCCTTCAGTGAGAACCTGCCTGAGAATCCTGTCAGTGTAGCCGAGGGTGCCACCTCGATGCTTATAAGTAACCACCTGCAACACAAAGATGCCATCATCCGGGCTGCCCTCAAAAAACCTGGTTTGGGCATGGAGGAAATGACCGACCTACTTCGTCAGGCCGAAGACGTGCGCCAACTTCTCAGCAACCTCAACGAACGCTACATTCGTTAG
- the trxB gene encoding thioredoxin-disulfide reductase — translation MENVIIIGTGPAGYTAAIYSARADLSPLILTGSQPGGQLTTTTDVENFPGFPEGIMGPELMVKMQQQAERFGARVENGVEVTDVIKNDDGSFTVKAKQVFGAETMEWQSKTVIIASGASARYLGLPGEMDLVKSGAGLTACATCDGAFYRDVPVCVIGGGDSAAEEATFLTKFASKVYLIHRREELRASKIMAQRALDNPKIEPVWNSQVVEYLLDDNGRIRGVKLESTVDGSHSELELEGVFMAIGHTPNSGFLSDELVDKDESGYVLQVPGRTATKTPGLYSAGDISDTVYRQGITAAGQGCAAALEAEHYLAGLEG, via the coding sequence ATGGAGAACGTCATTATCATTGGAACCGGGCCAGCCGGATACACTGCAGCCATCTATTCCGCACGTGCGGATCTCTCACCACTGATCCTTACTGGTAGCCAGCCTGGCGGCCAGCTCACCACCACTACTGATGTGGAGAACTTCCCAGGATTCCCTGAGGGCATCATGGGGCCTGAGCTGATGGTCAAGATGCAGCAGCAGGCTGAGCGCTTCGGTGCCAGAGTTGAAAATGGCGTGGAGGTGACTGATGTCATCAAGAACGATGATGGTTCTTTCACCGTCAAGGCGAAGCAGGTCTTTGGTGCTGAAACCATGGAGTGGCAGAGCAAAACAGTCATCATCGCCTCTGGCGCATCTGCGCGTTACCTCGGATTGCCGGGTGAAATGGATCTGGTGAAGAGTGGTGCAGGTCTTACAGCTTGCGCTACTTGCGATGGGGCGTTCTACCGTGACGTCCCTGTCTGCGTGATCGGCGGTGGCGACAGTGCTGCGGAGGAAGCAACTTTCCTCACTAAATTTGCAAGCAAGGTTTATCTCATTCACCGTCGTGAAGAGCTTCGTGCGTCAAAGATCATGGCTCAAAGGGCTTTGGATAATCCAAAAATTGAGCCAGTCTGGAACTCTCAAGTGGTCGAATACCTTCTTGATGACAACGGAAGAATCCGCGGCGTAAAGCTTGAAAGTACAGTCGACGGTTCTCATTCAGAATTGGAACTCGAAGGTGTATTCATGGCTATCGGTCACACACCAAACAGTGGATTCCTCAGTGACGAGCTGGTTGACAAGGATGAGAGCGGTTATGTGCTCCAGGTGCCAGGCAGAACAGCGACCAAGACACCGGGTCTATACTCCGCTGGCGATATCTCGGACACGGTCTACCGTCAGGGCATCACGGCTGCTGGCCAGGGTTGTGCTGCCGCTCTGGAGGCTGAGCATTATCTTGCAGGGCTCGAGGGATAA
- a CDS encoding recombinase family protein, with protein sequence MKKTHETGKTLVGYARVSSVGQSLRVQLDKLAHCDKVFQDKKSGSSDKRAGLAACLEYVREGDTLVVTRLDRLARSTLHLCRIADELEDKKVALQVLDQNIDTNDATGRLLFNMLGAIAQFETEIRAERQMDGIRKAKERGVGFGRRKKLTDKQRQELQRRRRDGELIKVLMRDYGLSKASVYRYLGNSGDDL encoded by the coding sequence ATGAAAAAAACACACGAGACCGGAAAGACACTCGTAGGCTATGCAAGGGTCAGCTCCGTAGGACAGAGCCTCCGGGTGCAGCTCGACAAGCTCGCCCACTGCGACAAGGTGTTCCAGGACAAGAAGAGCGGTTCCTCGGACAAGAGGGCCGGGCTGGCGGCATGCCTGGAATATGTCCGCGAGGGAGACACGCTGGTCGTTACCAGGCTAGACCGCCTTGCCCGCTCGACGCTCCACTTGTGCAGGATCGCCGACGAGCTCGAGGACAAGAAGGTCGCCCTCCAGGTTCTTGACCAGAACATCGACACGAACGACGCGACCGGCCGCCTGCTCTTCAACATGCTCGGGGCGATAGCCCAGTTCGAGACCGAGATCCGGGCGGAACGCCAGATGGACGGGATACGCAAGGCGAAGGAACGGGGTGTGGGGTTCGGCCGCAGGAAAAAACTGACCGACAAACAAAGACAGGAGTTGCAACGCAGGAGAAGGGACGGCGAACTGATCAAGGTCCTGATGAGGGACTACGGGCTTTCAAAGGCGAGTGTCTACCGTTATCTCGGTAACAGTGGGGATGATCTTTGA
- a CDS encoding Tn3 family transposase produces MENLNIPKPQRLKILGDDEIDALFGLPRFTERQRVKFFSVSIRERTVLEELGTIQSKICFLLQLGYFKDRQMFFTFEPEDVHEDIEYILATYFPKYHPSSFNVSRNTRARQQRLILELCSYNPCDLGMLEDKARKAARICGKPIFVFREIIQAMTDQRTVFPAYSSLQNIVGKALNHEQDRMKDLIRKHLVPSDVQALDQLIHPDSGSYEITQLKREPKDFSASEIKREVERGKQILQLYRRSKIILPVLGLSNESIKYFSSLVTYYSVFRLRRFDPGVVHVYLLCFIHHRYQRHHDNLLASLIHSVRKFSDRAKESARQRVYEHRVEKNGHLRKAGQILRLFIDDEISGTDSFDQVRAKAFSILDRDDIEAVASHITTQASFDETAFQWDCLESMAAQFKRHLRPIVRALDFNGAPAQSQLIRSLQFLQEAVSKGRSLASFPESKIPAGVIGSSLKRYLYDPSPDPESRNQLNPNRYEFLVYRLLRDRLEAGDLFCRDSVRFRSFEDDLVDAEQWKTNRDRLIESAGLPLLKQPIHEHLASLEEELESLLERVNKRVESGDNKHFKIKKRGSQTRWSLPYPGGSEESRASLFDTVSQVDISRVLDFANRQCQWMEPLEHVLHRYVKREADTRVITACILAWGTNMGLGTMGQISDIGYHALMAGSDNFIRLETLREANDRITNATSKMPLFRSYDINDSIHSSSDGQKFETGINTINARHSPKYFGLKKGVVSYTLVANHIPLNARIIGANEHESHYVFDILFNNSSQVQPDLHSTDTHGTNEVNFALLHLFGYQFAPRYRDVFEKVSTSLYGFKHPNRYQGLIKPVRKINKKTIIESWDSAQRILVSLALKTTTQNIIVGKLNAYPRRNKTRQALWEYDNIIKSLYLLRYIDSSPLRRNVQKALNRGESYHQLRRAVSYANFGKLRFKTEYEQQVWGECSRLITNCIIYYNTTILSRLLDHAQDDGNKEWAGRIVRASPVAWQHINFFGRYEFGKPDQPIDMVETVQQLARTLKK; encoded by the coding sequence ATGGAAAATCTGAACATCCCGAAACCACAGCGCCTGAAGATACTCGGCGACGATGAGATTGACGCCCTCTTCGGGCTTCCCAGGTTCACGGAGAGGCAGCGGGTCAAGTTTTTCTCGGTCTCCATCCGGGAACGGACTGTTCTGGAAGAGCTGGGAACGATCCAATCCAAAATCTGTTTCCTGTTGCAACTGGGTTATTTCAAAGATCGCCAGATGTTTTTTACTTTCGAGCCCGAAGATGTTCATGAGGACATCGAGTACATCCTGGCAACGTATTTCCCAAAATATCATCCGTCTAGTTTCAACGTGTCGAGGAATACCCGTGCGAGACAACAACGCCTGATCCTTGAACTCTGCTCCTACAATCCGTGCGACTTGGGCATGTTGGAAGACAAAGCTCGCAAGGCAGCAAGGATTTGCGGGAAACCTATCTTCGTTTTCCGCGAGATTATTCAGGCAATGACCGACCAGCGGACCGTTTTTCCGGCATACAGTTCGCTGCAAAATATTGTAGGGAAGGCATTGAACCATGAACAAGACCGGATGAAGGACTTGATCCGGAAACATCTCGTTCCGTCGGATGTGCAGGCTCTCGACCAACTGATACACCCGGATTCAGGTTCATATGAAATAACCCAGCTAAAACGGGAACCTAAAGACTTCAGCGCCTCGGAGATCAAGCGCGAAGTCGAGCGGGGGAAGCAGATTTTACAACTGTACCGACGATCCAAGATAATTCTTCCGGTTCTGGGGCTTTCGAACGAAAGCATCAAGTATTTCTCCTCGCTAGTGACCTATTACTCCGTCTTCCGGCTCAGAAGGTTTGACCCCGGAGTAGTCCATGTCTACCTGCTGTGCTTTATTCATCACCGCTACCAGCGCCACCATGACAACCTGCTGGCAAGCCTGATCCATTCAGTCCGCAAATTCAGCGACCGGGCCAAAGAATCCGCCAGACAACGGGTCTATGAACACCGGGTTGAGAAAAACGGCCATCTCCGGAAGGCCGGGCAAATCCTGAGACTTTTCATAGATGACGAAATATCAGGAACAGACTCTTTTGATCAGGTCAGAGCCAAGGCGTTTTCGATTCTGGACAGGGATGACATCGAAGCGGTCGCCAGCCACATCACGACCCAGGCCAGCTTTGATGAAACGGCTTTCCAATGGGATTGCTTGGAATCCATGGCTGCCCAGTTCAAGCGTCACTTGCGTCCCATAGTCCGCGCGCTGGACTTCAACGGTGCGCCTGCGCAGTCACAACTTATCAGGTCTCTCCAGTTTCTTCAGGAGGCCGTTTCAAAAGGACGGTCTCTGGCGAGTTTTCCTGAATCCAAAATCCCCGCCGGAGTCATAGGCAGTTCCCTCAAGCGTTATCTCTACGATCCCAGTCCAGATCCTGAAAGCAGAAACCAGTTGAATCCGAACCGTTACGAATTCCTGGTTTACCGCCTTCTCCGGGACAGACTTGAAGCAGGAGACCTGTTCTGCCGCGACAGTGTTCGTTTCCGTAGCTTTGAAGACGACCTGGTTGACGCTGAACAATGGAAGACCAACAGGGACAGGTTGATCGAAAGCGCGGGACTTCCACTCCTCAAGCAACCGATTCATGAGCATCTCGCTTCCTTGGAAGAAGAACTGGAAAGCCTTCTCGAAAGGGTAAACAAGAGGGTTGAGTCGGGCGACAACAAACATTTCAAGATAAAGAAACGCGGATCTCAAACCCGCTGGAGCCTGCCTTATCCCGGAGGCTCCGAGGAGTCCCGGGCTTCTTTGTTTGATACTGTGAGCCAGGTGGATATCAGCAGGGTGCTGGACTTCGCCAACCGGCAATGCCAATGGATGGAACCTCTGGAACATGTTCTTCACCGCTACGTCAAAAGGGAGGCTGATACACGGGTCATCACTGCGTGCATCCTGGCATGGGGAACCAACATGGGACTGGGGACGATGGGCCAGATCTCGGATATAGGATACCATGCCTTGATGGCGGGCTCGGACAATTTCATACGTCTTGAAACCCTGCGGGAAGCCAATGACCGTATCACCAACGCCACCTCCAAGATGCCCTTGTTCAGGAGTTATGACATTAACGACTCCATCCACTCCAGTTCCGACGGCCAAAAGTTTGAAACCGGGATCAACACCATCAATGCCCGCCATTCGCCCAAATACTTCGGCCTGAAAAAAGGTGTTGTCTCCTATACCCTCGTCGCCAATCACATCCCTCTGAATGCCAGGATCATCGGAGCCAATGAACATGAAAGCCACTATGTTTTCGATATCCTGTTCAACAACTCGTCCCAGGTCCAGCCAGACTTGCACTCGACCGACACCCACGGAACCAACGAGGTGAACTTTGCTCTCCTCCACCTCTTCGGTTACCAGTTTGCGCCCCGGTACCGGGATGTCTTTGAAAAAGTCTCCACCTCTCTTTACGGGTTCAAACACCCCAACCGATATCAAGGGTTGATAAAACCCGTGCGCAAGATCAACAAAAAGACGATCATCGAGAGTTGGGACAGCGCCCAGCGTATCCTCGTGTCCCTGGCGCTCAAGACAACGACCCAGAACATCATCGTCGGGAAGCTGAACGCTTACCCCAGAAGAAACAAAACCCGCCAGGCCCTCTGGGAATATGACAACATCATCAAGAGCTTGTATCTGTTACGTTACATTGACTCGTCTCCGCTCCGGCGTAATGTCCAGAAGGCTCTCAACCGTGGCGAGAGCTACCACCAGCTCCGCCGGGCCGTTTCCTATGCCAATTTCGGAAAACTGCGTTTTAAAACCGAGTACGAGCAACAGGTCTGGGGAGAATGCAGCCGATTGATTACCAACTGCATAATATACTACAACACCACTATCCTTTCGCGCCTTCTGGACCATGCCCAAGACGACGGGAACAAAGAATGGGCCGGCCGGATCGTACGGGCTTCCCCGGTCGCCTGGCAGCACATTAATTTCTTCGGACGCTATGAATTCGGGAAACCAGACCAACCAATCGACATGGTAGAAACTGTCCAGCAACTTGCACGAACACTCAAAAAATGA
- a CDS encoding type II toxin-antitoxin system ParD family antitoxin: MNVSLTDKLVQFVNQLVEQGRYRSASEVVREGLRLLEIREAQLQPKPETKKKPKS; encoded by the coding sequence ATGAATGTCTCACTGACCGATAAGCTGGTGCAATTCGTCAACCAACTGGTTGAGCAAGGACGCTATCGCTCCGCCAGTGAGGTTGTGCGCGAAGGGCTTCGGCTTCTGGAAATCCGGGAAGCGCAGCTTCAGCCGAAGCCGGAGACGAAGAAGAAACCCAAGAGCTAG
- a CDS encoding cation transporter produces the protein MSSCDCHIEVNDASQKGVLRKLLALNATMFVVELVVGIIGESTGVLADSLDMLADALVYSVALYAVGRCSSVKIKAAFLSGGFQLLIALGIGTDIVRRAITGSEPSSLLMFIVSIIALAVNAYCLKLISKEKEGEVHMRASYIFSKNDVIANSCVILASVIIYLTGSRWPDLIIGAIITGVVLWGGIRILVDARQQSERD, from the coding sequence ATGTCATCTTGCGACTGCCACATCGAAGTCAACGATGCCTCACAGAAAGGAGTTCTCCGCAAACTGCTCGCTCTAAATGCTACCATGTTCGTCGTCGAACTAGTCGTTGGCATCATCGGCGAATCGACTGGTGTCTTGGCCGACTCTCTCGACATGCTGGCTGATGCGCTCGTTTATAGCGTGGCTCTTTACGCTGTCGGGCGCTGTTCAAGCGTCAAGATCAAGGCAGCCTTCCTCAGCGGCGGGTTCCAATTGCTCATCGCCTTGGGAATTGGCACGGACATCGTCAGGCGGGCGATCACTGGTAGCGAGCCTTCGTCGCTCCTGATGTTCATCGTTTCCATCATCGCGCTCGCTGTGAACGCTTACTGCCTGAAACTCATTTCCAAGGAAAAGGAAGGGGAGGTTCACATGCGAGCCAGCTACATCTTTTCCAAGAACGACGTCATCGCTAACTCCTGTGTCATTCTGGCAAGCGTCATCATCTACCTCACTGGCTCCAGGTGGCCAGATCTGATCATTGGGGCAATCATTACTGGGGTTGTGCTATGGGGTGGAATTCGCATACTTGTGGATGCTAGGCAACAGAGCGAGAGAGACTGA